aaaagagtattCTTGTCTTACAAAGTTTAAGTATGATTTGTTCGAGCTTGacatttttttctacatcaATTCTAACACCAAAATAAACTGTTCTCCTCCGCCAGAGGCTCACCCAGCATGAGGAAGTGTGTGCGAGCTAGAGAGAGAATGTGCTAGGAGAAGCGTCACCGGATAAGGTGGAgccagccactgcaaattagtcctcattctggctataataatgattcgaTCTGATCCGGGAATTCCGGAGTCTGATTGATATGGCCACTCTCTACGCAACTGCTGCTCAATTATGAATGCCGCATATGCGCCTGTAACTGTGTGgtatcacagcagtctggatacaatattttgttgctctaGGTCGTATTGTCTCTGAGATCTAGgtgctcatcaagacggacggacagacagacagagacttgggctattaatgctgatcaagaatacacATACTTTATGAaatcggaaacgtttccttctgcgTGAAAAAATTATTGACTACTCATGCCAATAAATCTAAATCTGAAAAAAATCGAATATACCCATTAACTGTTCGAGTGACGagtttacaacaaaaattcctGACCGATGCAGCACTGGTTCAAGGAGATGATTTGTCATACTATTCGAACAAAATAGATTTTAGGTtcactaaaaacaaaacgccaAACATTTACAGCCTAAGTTTCGTTGAGTTTGGAGAATAAGATCCTTTTCTGGTAACATAGTTTCTTGAGTTCCATAGGTAGAATTTTTTTCGGGAGAACGACCGTCCTCTCCTGAATAACCCATCGTACAGTTTTAGTGCTGAATGAACTCCCTCCCTTCTTATATTGGACGGCGTTTTAAACTGATTTTCGATTCGCAAAcgttaaataatattatccTATATTTGTTGTCCCTTATATGGTCTTACGTCCTGAGCAGACCGTTTTTCAAAATTATGTTAAAAATTGGTTATGGATGGATTTATCATCAATAAAATATGGTGTAACATAATTTAATTGGACCGCAAAACCTTGTCGATAATATTCGACATGTCGATATGAAAACAGTACGTTAAGTTAACTAAATTGAATGTATTtttccaataaaaatgtttcccgACTGAATGTTCACATTTTGAATTCGCCCCATCGGTTTTAGATCAGTTAACACGAGTGTCCACATTTAACTGTCCGCTAAAGTCTGTACATATGGAATTGATGTGTCtttggaaaacttttgtgaGCATACCTGAGCTGTAAGATTTTTCAGAAGCAGCCAACTCGAACTCCACGAAGTATTGCCTGCAGTCCaagttgtatttgttgttgggaCACCACTTCGCGCCTGCATCCAGCCATTGGCACCACCAGCGATCGTAGATGATGTAGAAGTAGAGCCACTCACTCCGTTGCCAGATTTATTGGCATGAGTGGTCAATCCAGGCGGGGGTCCTCGAGACGATGCTTTGTTCATGGGGCTCGTCCACAGCTCAGAGGTGGATGCGCACTGCTGACTGTTGTCCGACCAACTTGACAATGTATAATAAAtagttatatatatttattgcaaatattttacttttcGTATTCACCTTGGAAAGTTTTGATTAGGATTAAAACTCCACGTTGACGATGACAAACTTAAAGGGGGCAGATCAGTCGGCGAGTTTTTGCCAGTATTGGCAAAAATATCAGCATCTTTTGGCGTCGGATTAATGGACAATGGAGATCTAGCAACGCTGCCGGGAGTTATGCTGGGATCATCTTCTATGCTTTTGATCTGAGAAcccttaaaaataaacttctGCTTGGATATGTTTAGACTTTGCATAGTTGTACAGTTTTACCTTCCACGGCTTGCCTGGCTCGAACTCTTGCACCAGGTCGGTGTAagcggttgctgctgcagttggttGTGCAACTGACCAGTCTTTGTTCTCGTTATCAGATGAGGGATCCGGCCAACCGTCAGCAATATTGCGTCCAGTTGACCATGTACTAGGATAAAAGTATACGTTTTATTTCACGAGTTCACAATATCATTCAGTAGAGTAGTTACGTGAACGTtacatgtatgtttgtacatacatatgtatgtatcgaTATGTAACCTTATGATTAGTATTACtcatgtatgcacatatatatTCACTCCCACTCTTGTACTCCGTCTATCCTCTTTTGCCCCATTTTTGACAAATATTACAATTGCTTTCATACCGCAAATTCCGTTACAGCGCTCTTTCCTCCATCAGTTCGATGCTGATCAATATTAATGAGGTCGTAAAAGCCTATTTCAGCTGTTACTTGAATATAGTATACCCCGTTAGTTACTACTTTGATTACCAGGTACTTAAGATAGAAAATGCAGTTTtatgaaatgtttatttacTTACCCATCATTTTGAAGGCCCAAGGAGCCCATATTGTTTGAGTTGCTTGATAAATTTTGCTTAGTCGCACCTGGAGCACGCGAAAAGTCCGTGCCATCATCCTTTTCTAATACTGGAAGCTTCCACTGATTTAAACGGGACTGCTGATTGGATGCCCCTTGGTATCCGCTTGGCtgtaaatcaataaaaacgtTATAGATACCATCTGAGCCGTATACTCATCTCTATCATGTTCGACATCTTTACCTTGTTAAGATTGAGCTCAGAAAAGTTGCCTTGCAAGTTATTTATTGCATCGTGACCTCTCATATAGTCATTGCCAGAGTTGTTTAGGTGTGCTGATTgatgttgtggttgttgttgttgttgttgttgttgttgttgttgttgttgttgttgttgttgttgttgctgctgctgttgctgctgtgaaTTCGGTTGTAGATTTTGCTGTTTTATGTAAACGGCCTGTTGtgcatttatttggttttgtagATTCtgaatttgttgcttgtattTAGCGATGGCAACATTCACTGCCATTGGATTGGCATTGCCGCCTCTAGCCAGAGATTGCTGGGCTGCCTGGAGATGCTGCAGAAGGTGAATAAGAAAAGGTGGTAATAAAAGCGAATGTAGGCGagctcaaaaataaaactaaaataagaAATTACCTTTATATTGCTAAGGAGTTGATTCAACAGATTTAAGGTAGTTTGTGTGAGCGGTTGAGTCAAGATTTGACTGGATATGAAACCACTGTGGATGGCCAATTGAATCTGCTGGCCCAGCATGCGTATTTGCTGACCAGACGGTTGATTATTTGTGTTAGCTGCAATATTTAcggtggctgcagcagccacggcTGCGTTTGATGAACCCTGTCCGAATCCCACTGACACAGCGGATGCATTGCCCACGGACTGAGGCCCAACGGCAACGCCGTGTGGGCCTTGACTCAAATACTTTTGCACTTGCATGGCGGCCATGTTAGGATTGTTGCTTCCACTTCCTGTCACCGCAGCAGCGCCCATATTGTTCATAAGATTATTCTGtgggaaataaaacaaatgttcAAAATCTTGTTATGCATCTATCTAGAGTGGCTACGAATGCCTAATCCGCCAGAGCACTTACAGGAGGGAATGACATCGAAGGTTGCGCAGCGCCCACTGGGTAGCGTCCAGCGAAGCCCCCACTGCTCGTTGAACTAGAGTGATCGGAGTAGGAGCCGAGACTCTCCTCGTGCCGACGCCAGCCATCCATGGCCAAAGACGAATTGGCCCGGAGCATGTCAGCCGCTTCCTCAATGTTCATATTAGAAGTTACTAGCGCCCGTTCCACATCTTCCTTCTTAAATCCATTTTCGACCAGAATGCGATACTGCTTGCTTTGCTTTATCATCTCCGTGTTAAGAACATTTACCATTCCCACATTCAAGCCAGCcatcttttgctgttgctgtgattTGACAATGCCACCATGGGCGCTCCAGTCGGATCCGAGGTCACTACCGTcgacaacaccaacaccaacactcGACGACGTGCTCCAACCTGATGAGCCACTTGTTGATGGCAATTTACTCTGCTTGTTGCCCCAGCCAACTCCGACAGACGACGTGTCGCTCCAAGAATTTTGTGCTAGTCCTGCGCTTGATTTGTCGTCCACCCAGTTACTGCCAGATACAGAGCCACCGCTGGGACCACCTAGACCAACGTTATGACTGTCGTCCCCCCAAGCAGTAACACCTGCCGCTGTGTTTCTTCCGCTGACGTTGTTCGTATGCACCCACATTGTGCCTCCATCTGGCTTGTGCTGCACACCACTCACGGATGAGAGACGCGCCTGGGGTCCCACTACACTGGTCATGGGATTGTTGGGATTGCCACCAACTGGAACATTGCTGTTGCCAACACCAACGCCTGCAATACCGATACCAACAGTTTGATTTTGTCCACGAATCAGGTGATTGCGTCCAATAGAGTCGGTCATGTCTTTCCAAtgaccgccgccaccaccgccagtaACACGGGTTTGTTGCCCCCATAGAGATGTCCCGTCATCGTAGTTTGGAATATTGCGGCGCTGTGGAGGTGGCGATGGCTCCTCCCAGCCACTTATCTTGTCCTTTGTACCGCTCCCGCCCACTCCCACCGTTTGGGTGGGTCCCCATTGGTTTGCAATATTTGTGGATACGGCACCAGAAACGCCACCAGGACCCGGACCAATTCCAGGACCGGATGTCGCTCCAACATTCGAGCCGGAAACTTGCCCAACCATTTTGCTCATGTTCTGTAATTGGTTGTGGGACATCTGTGGATGGTGACCCCACATTTCTGAAGTTCCATTGAGCCTGCCAGATATTCCACGAGGATCCCCACGAATGGGATCGCGCGGATCAATCATGCGAATGTCTCGAGGATCCCCTGACGAAGCTCCAGCACTCCCGCCACCGCGTAATGTTTCGCGATGATCGACATTTCGAATGTCCATAGGTCCTCCGCCCACACCGGCCAACGGGCGTATTTCGCGAGGATCTCCCCACCCGTTGCCAGTATTGCCGGCATTGtttccacctccagctccaatTCCACTAGCTCCAGTTATGTTACTTGAACCGCTTCCACCTGCAAGTAAAAGAACCGCACGAGAAGAGAACCGATAAACATTATACAAAATTTCAATATCTAGGAATGCTTCTAAAACACTGTGCAACACGAACCCAACTCTATGTAcctacataagtatgtacatgtgtatgtatatgtacatatctgtcaATGTTTATGTATGCTAAAAATGGCCAAGACGCCGTCGAAATTTCACCGATTTATGGACAACTCAAGCATCTCAGAATTTGGTGGATGGAGTTCAAAATAGTTCATCCTTATGCGACTATTTGATTTTTCGGGCAGAAAGTTAGTTGGTATAAGAAATGTTTGTgaggaataaatatttactgcTGATGATTGCCTGCTTTTTTAAACCAGGCAATAAAATGACTTTCATTTTAAAGTAATTTCCTTAGACACTATATGGATTATTGGATTTAGCTGCACAGTGCGACGGTTGTAAATTTGTAAGCTTACATCCTGGTGTTACCACAGGCAAGGTTCCACTAGTTCCAGAACCACTATTATTACCAGTTGATCCTAGTCCAACGCCAACTCCAACAACACCCTGACCCCACTGAGGACCAGCGGTGGGAACAACAGTGGGGCCTACATTGACTCCACTTGGATTGACACTAACGGCTGCACCAGTTCCCGTGTTGTTAACGGATCCTCCTGTCCAGACACTACCAGTATCCGCCCCGTCATCGTCCTCTCCCCACGTACCGCCCAGATTGGATGATGGCGTGTGACCCCAAGAGGGCTTCGGAATTTGTTGAGCTGGCGGCTGCCCGCCGTTTCTCAAGTTCGATTCCCAAAGATCTGTGCCGTTGTTGACGCTCGGCTTCCACATGGGAGGTGCAGATGCATCCTTGTTGGTTGGCTCCGGAGAACTTGGTACCTCCCAGTTTGTATCCTGGTTTACATGCTGGCAACCCCAGCCATCCTGGGAAAAGAGTGCCTCGCGCATTGTGTTCAATTGGTCCAACTGATCCTTAGCTCCAAGTGTTGCATTCCCAACTATTGCAGCATCAACATGATCGTCAACGTCATTATCAAAAGCAATAATCGCTATCGTTAATAATTCGTAGGTATTCTATGGAGTGGAGTAAGAGTCCTCGTCCTTATCTTCTTTGCTCTACTCTGAATATATTGGTTTCCGTGTGTATTTCGTTTCACCACTGAGAGAAGATTCAAGGTagaataaatgtttaataaataataataaagtaCACTGTTTTTCAACGAATTTTACGAATGAAAcatataaatcaatttttttggTCTGGTATAGTTTGTATTTATTGGCAAAGAAGAAATacttcattcattcgttcaagtacatacatatgtatttacttgGGTATTTATAACTCGTCTGTATGTACCGCCCATATCTTTGGACATTTATTGCAACTAACATTACACTTGGTAAAAGTACGAGGCTTGATAGCATTActcaaattgatttgcttttttcttgaaattaattattttaaggaacagaaggaagaaaaaaatatttaataaggTCCACCAcgcatacttatgtatgcatattccAAGTGTGGAACATACTTGACAACTCTGGTCGTGCCAAGCAGCCGTCATTGACGCAATCACCCTATTTTAACTCTGTaccttttcttcttttgcacTCGCGGTTaaccagcagccacacaaattgTGTTCGTTTTTTATGCTAATGAAAACACAACAATATATTGCATGAATACGCTCTCGCACAGATATTTACAATACAGAAAACATTTATATACTGAACATGTGTAAATGCATGTTTTAACAGTTATGTTCAGTCACTAAAGAAATTTTCTATAAACTGTGTATccatacacactcacactcacataTACGCAGATCCatgttatatatatatgtacatatgtatataaatatatgcatatagcTGAgagtgtgtatatgtatgtatatcgagTGTATTGTGTATGGAAAATACCAACGAAAACTGGAATAATGTTCAAAATGGAGATTCAAGAACCGAAAATTGCACATTAAAAatctttacttttgttttgcccTTTACGCTACTGTACTTTACGAATCACATAtttctatgtatatatttctgcacatatgtatatatttttgcaataatttccttttttatgcGAACGAAAAGTTGATTTTCTCTACATATcaatacatatgtgtgtgtgtgtgtgtatcatGCCAAGCCACTGACGGTTCagaaagtgtgtgtgtatgcagtggaacatacatatttacgtatTCAAGCGGTCgaaattttcttttcacatttcacaAAAGGAAAGTTAAATATCTTGCGCAGATATATATTTAACTATGGCATTACTTAAAACTGGAAGCGAGCTCTagtaaaaaataattacaatttcGATGTGACTTGAATGCGAATTTGCAGCGCACGTTCAACGCGGAcggaaaaagaaacaagagaGTGAAAAAACTGTTTGCAATGTTGCCACCTGGTCAGAAAGCCAAGCCTTTTAAAATTTGAAGTGGTGCATGGGAATGCAGCAAATACATCTAAAATCTAAATCATAAATCTAAAAAAGCTACTAAAAGAATTAGAATAACATAACGGAAAACCTCAAGCTAATTGCAAGCCAAGTAAGCTCGTACGCaattatgtaaaatatttaaaacgtGGCAACACTCATTCTGCAACGAGacaaatacatgtacatacattcaaaagtacataaatacacacatacacatggtcttaaaaaaatgcactaattctttttaaattataataacaCTTCTTCCATAGATACGTGCGTACATATGTGacattaaattgaattggaaaCATATAATTATTTCGTTCAGGACCATGTTATGCATAACATGCAcatgtacctacatacatacatacatatgcttgtatgtacatattctgGCTTCTATTAGCCCGTTTATTTTGAACGGAACGTCACTGTTGCATAGAAATACATACTCCAAGTGTTAATACCAACTGAAGCATAAGCTTTCTTCACCGCAAACTGTTTGAACACACAATTCGTAAATGCATTCGTAAATCAGAACAATATTTTCAACAACGCGTATTTATCGATGACCCTCAGAAGTGTCATACCGAAACATACCTTCTCagtttcaaaatataccgtcgaTATACCGAGGAAAATACTTACTTAGTCCTCTAAAACGCCTATTcttgaattatttaatttataatacccataataatattatttttttgaagaatgcaattttttgttaaGCCTTTCTTCAGAGGTAGCGgattgttttttcacatagcCTGAGAGTCTTAGATCTGGTTTTAAAGAACATTGCCATTATGAAAAACTAATTGCTGCACCTAAAAATTGGACCCAAACACTATGTGCATTAGTTTAACGTCTGGGAAATTTTAGGctttgaaattcaaaaatgtttgatttttgtgctgtatttttaacaaaatgttgaatttgTAAACTACGgaaaaatcgaacaaaaaaaattatattcaattattaattttttgtgtatatgtgCATAATTTTGGCGTCGGAAGAAATGACAAAGTTCGTTACAACCAGATttaagaaaagtgaaaaaaagaaacgctaCCTCTATCAAGCGTTACGAAAAAATAtcatttggtttggttccttgaggtaATATCGTGTTGGGTGGTGTTATCTGTGACGCCCAGCTccacaaagacacacaaatttaaatacacGCGCccattaaaattacattttacatttttttctacatctgtcatctgcaTCTACATTACTTCTTAGACCATCACGCCCTTTTAGATTTCCCCCCTCCCGAAGAGACGAACAATGcacgaggcagagtgtgcgagtgagagagaatgagcaaaaaataatcaaagctgctggaaggggtggggTGCTGCCACAGGATATCATCTAATTATCTATTATTATCGGTCAAATCTGATCCTTATTAGgagatctgatagatatggccattctctaCGGGACtgcttttttagttttctgttatcttcaaagtTGTTGAAGTAGAAGATTTTCGCACATTGTGGATGCGGAAGGGTGCAAGCGATATTTTGACATAAAATTTGTTCATTGTGATACTGATATCAGAGCAATCTGGATGCATAATTCAGCTTCTCTAGATGTTAGTCTCTGAGAAACATGCGTCAAAtaagacggacggactgacACAAAGACATGGCTATTTCGACTCGGCTATAGTTTCTGATAAAAAACATGGGGTCGGCAACGTATCCTTTTGTGAGCTACTTACATCCACTTTCAAGCACaattacaatataccctatacCATATACACTATACAGTATTCCATTGTACATTCCATCAAAGACATTGACATCTTAACCATATCATTACACTAAGATTTTatctcaaggaaccaaacccacTTTTTAagaaagatatggggcttagataTGGTCtgatgatattttttgttgtatggcagaaatttttttttaagaattaaaacatttttttttaaagttttttttagaggtGTATAGATGTATTTATTGGCCTTCTTTACAATAAGATCTAAGATACTTATGGTTTCTGCAAAAAGAAACCGCTataaaaaataccagactttataaattcttcaaaaataagtctatcagaaaaagtccgTTTGGTTTCTTGAGGAAAGAAAAGTTTGAtattgtcgagtagtgttatcaATATCcaaattaattcaataaaacacattttttacAGAGTTTACAAAAGCCATAATGGCGTTAGAGGTGTTtctttattataattaaattactttCGAACATGTTCCTTTCTTTTAATTGAATCAGgctacaaataaaatacatgaGCTGCGAAAAGTATACTCTTACTGTTTTGTTGTAATAAATCTACAATATGTAATTAACGTAATTGGTTTTCTACTCTAATAAAGGTAgttgtttatgtatgtatgtatgtatgtagattgaAAGCCAAATATCAATACCGAATAATcttacaaaatcaaaagctttgttttataaaaatgttaacaTTACTTAGATGTTGTGCTTCCGTATGGTATGTGttgaaatgaatttaattcAGCCTCATTAATAGTTCTTAACATCGTTCTTAGCATTGGGGAGTTTATATAGCTATATACATAACCTAAAAATGAATATGCCGAAAATACTACCAGACAAGCGACGCCTTGCAAATGTATAATGCATTCGTTGATGGAAGGAATCTATTCTTTTTATATGGTGGCATGGCAAATGTCAACGCTACGAACAAATATTCACCCCAGTGCAGAGGTATTCAAGTCAACAAATGTATGTCAATTGTGCATTGCacaattttgtgtaaaaatagCAGTCAACTAGTATGGGGGGATACTAGTAGCATTGGAGATGATGCTTCTGTTAATGGACATAACATAAGGTAAGGTAAGCGAAATGTAAAAAAATCGCTGTATctattatgtatatgtagatataatCTTcctgttcttctttttttaaaacaaaattaattttgtgtaaaaatatcAGTCAACTAGTATGGGATACTAGGAGCATTAGAGATGATGCTTCTGTTACTGGACATGACATAAGGTACCAAATGGCGTAAGCGAAATGTAAAACGGGA
This sequence is a window from Drosophila subobscura isolate 14011-0131.10 chromosome dot, UCBerk_Dsub_1.0, whole genome shotgun sequence. Protein-coding genes within it:
- the LOC117903000 gene encoding protein Gawky isoform X1; this translates as MREALFSQDGWGCQHVNQDTNWEVPSSPEPTNKDASAPPMWKPSVNNGTDLWESNLRNGGQPPAQQIPKPSWGHTPSSNLGGTWGEDDDGADTGSVWTGGSVNNTGTGAAVSVNPSGVNVGPTVVPTAGPQWGQGVVGVGVGLGSTGNNSGSGTSGTLPVVTPGCGSGSSNITGASGIGAGGGNNAGNTGNGWGDPREIRPLAGVGGGPMDIRNVDHRETLRGGGSAGASSGDPRDIRMIDPRDPIRGDPRGISGRLNGTSEMWGHHPQMSHNQLQNMSKMVGQVSGSNVGATSGPGIGPGPGGVSGAVSTNIANQWGPTQTVGVGGSGTKDKISGWEEPSPPPQRRNIPNYDDGTSLWGQQTRVTGGGGGGHWKDMTDSIGRNHLIRGQNQTVGIGIAGVGVGNSNVPVGGNPNNPMTSVVGPQARLSSVSGVQHKPDGGTMWVHTNNVSGRNTAAGVTAWGDDSHNVGLGGPSGGSVSGSNWVDDKSSAGLAQNSWSDTSSVGVGWGNKQSKLPSTSGSSGWSTSSSVGVGVVDGSDLGSDWSAHGGIVKSQQQQKMAGLNVGMVNVLNTEMIKQSKQYRILVENGFKKEDVERALVTSNMNIEEAADMLRANSSLAMDGWRRHEESLGSYSDHSSSTSSGGFAGRYPVGAAQPSMSFPPNNLMNNMGAAAVTGSGSNNPNMAAMQVQKYLSQGPHGVAVGPQSVGNASAVSVGFGQGSSNAAVAAAATVNIAANTNNQPSGQQIRMLGQQIQLAIHSGFISSQILTQPLTQTTLNLLNQLLSNIKHLQAAQQSLARGGNANPMAVNVAIAKYKQQIQNLQNQINAQQAVYIKQQNLQPNSQQQQQQQQQQQQQQQQQQQQQQQQQPQHQSAHLNNSGNDYMRGHDAINNLQGNFSELNLNKPSGYQGASNQQSRLNQWKLPVLEKDDGTDFSRAPGATKQNLSSNSNNMGSLGLQNDGTWSTGRNIADGWPDPSSDNENKDWSVAQPTAAATAYTDLVQEFEPGKPWKGSQIKSIEDDPSITPGSVARSPLSINPTPKDADIFANTGKNSPTDLPPLSLSSSTWSFNPNQNFPSWSDNSQQCASTSELWTSPMNKASSRGPPPGLTTHANKSGNGVSGSTSTSSTIAGGANGWMQARSGVPTTNTTWTAGNTSWSSSWLLLKNLTAQIDGPTLRTLCMQHGPLVSFHLYLNQGIALCKYTTREEASKAQMALNNCVLGNTTIFAESPSENEVQNILQHLPQVTSSTNSAIGSSAGSSVGTATAAGGSSSVSSLSGNSSNGNGNGNSGGGPSGNSSVSGSNPSTSVANSNLLSTSGGSASNSGGAGGSATGPVGSTTVNSTSLNGSAGSGNSANSKSTTNNITMSGGQSGASGLTNSNSSTWRQTTQNQPLSGQSRPTGREADYDYISQFVCSIVDD